One window of Amaranthus tricolor cultivar Red isolate AtriRed21 chromosome 13, ASM2621246v1, whole genome shotgun sequence genomic DNA carries:
- the LOC130798979 gene encoding uncharacterized protein LOC130798979, translating to MVSPIPTSVLASGRYTALLSQPLKEGNQTGNNYLVLRLPLGIKIALSTSIVALIFLVYWVWKCFGIKCELSVKHGRENGGTTHTSRAGIELSERVNDETDNPEENNSDEQCRNEDDVFSITVLDS from the exons ATGGTGTCTCCTATTCCTACATCAGTTCTTGCTTCTGGGCGATACACTGCTCTTCTTAGTCAGCCACTAAAAGAAGGCAATCAAACTGGTAATAATTATCTGGTGCTGAGATTACCATTAGGAATCAAGATTGCTCTATCAACTTCCATTGTTGCCTTAATCTTTCTGGTTTATTGGGTTTGGAAATGTTTTG GAATAAAGTGCGAGCTATCAGTAAAGCATGGACGCGAGAATGGTGGAACAACACATACATCCAGAGCAGGAATCGAGCTTTCAGAAAGAGTGAATGATGAAACAGATAATCCAGAAGAGAATAACTCCGATGAGCAATGCAGGAATGAAGATGATGTGTTTTCCATCACCGTTTTGGATAGCTAA
- the LOC130798980 gene encoding glutamyl-tRNA reductase 1, chloroplastic-like, whose amino-acid sequence MAVSSSLSTSYAFNTLIRGGSTTSSSSMFCSPSTVKFFGKNSRPGHFNLKLSSVNPRCEVSSFESSVDSIRTSSISALELLKTSAADRYTKERSSIVAIGLSVHTCPVEMREKLAIPEAEWPRAIEELCKLNHIEEAAVLGTCNRMEIYVVALSQHRGVKEVTEWMSKTSGVPVSDICQHRVLLYNSEATQHLFEVSAGLDSLVLGEGQILAQVKHVTTVGQGVEGFGRSISGLFKKAITVGKRVRTETSIAAGAVSVSSAAVELALMKLPAASHSSARMLVIGAGKMGKLVIKHLASKGCKKMIVVNRSEERVAAIREELPGVEIIYKPLTEMLACAAEADVIFTSTASDSPLFLKEDVQTLPLVGSEEGGVRHFVDISVPRNVESCVSELENVKVYNVDDLKEVVAANKEDRLRKAMEAHTIIAEEVKDFQSWRDSLETVPTIKKLREYADQLRVVELEKCLKKINNLSKKEKAAIEGLSKGLMNKLLHGPMQHLRCDESEGRSLSQTIENMHALNRIFGLETDVSVMEQKVRAKLDQIQN is encoded by the exons ATGGCGGTATCCAGTAGTTTATCGACATCCTACGCTTTCAATACTCTCATTCGTGGTGGTTCCACCACCTCTTCCTCATCGATGTTTTGTTCTCCTTCTACGGTTAAATTTTTTGGGAAAAATTCCCGCCCTGGacattttaatcttaaattatCATCTGTGAACCCTAGGTGTGAGGTTTCTTCATTTGAATCTTCTGTGGATTCTATTAGGACTTCTAGCATTTCTGCTCTTGAATTACTCAAAACCTCTGCTGCTGATC GGTACACAAAAGAGAGGAGTAGCATTGTTGCTATTGGTCTCAGTGTTCATACTTGTCCTGTAGAAATGCGAGAAAAGCTTGCCATCCCCGAAGCTGAATGGCCACGAGCTATTGAAGAACTATGCAAGTTGAATCATATTGAGGAGGCTGCTGTCCTTGGCACATGCAATAGGATGGAGATATATGTTGTTGCACTGTCTCAACATCGCGGAGTTAAGGAGGTCACTGAATGGATGTCCAAG ACTAGTGGAGTCCCAGTGTCGGATATCTGCCAGCACAGAGTTTTGCTATACAACAGCGAAGCTACTCAGCACCTCTTTGAAGTATCAGCAGGTCTAGACTCCTTGGTATTGGGAGAAGGTCAGATTCTTGCGCAAGTCAAACATGTTACTACAGTTGGGCAGGGAGTTGAAGGCTTTGGGAGGAGTATTAGTGGGTTGTTTAAGAAGGCTATCACCGTTGGCAAACGTGTGCGGACTGAGACAAGCATAGCTGCAGGTGCCGTTTCTGTGAGTTCAGCGGCTGTGGAGTTGGCCTTGATGAAACTTCCTGCAGCTTCCCATTCCAGTGCAAGAATGTTAGTGATTGGGGCTGGTAAAATGGGCAAGCTTGTGATTAAGCACTTAGCTTCGAAAGGGTGCAAAAAGATGATAGTAGTTAATCGGAGTGAGGAGAGAGTTGCTGCTATTCGTGAGGAATTGCCGGGCGTAGAAATCATTTACAAACCTCTCACTGAAATGCTTGCCTGTGCTGCTGAAGCTGATGTTATCTTCACTAGCACAGCCTCAGATAGTCCGCTATTTTTGAAAGAGGATGTACAGACTCTCCCCCTTGTAGGCTCAGAAGAGGGAGGTGTTAGGCATTTTGTTGACATTTCTGTTCCAAGGAATGTTGAGTCATGCGTCTCCGAGCTTGAAAACGTGAAAGTATACAATGTCGACGATCTCAAGGAAGTGGTAGCTGCTAATAAGGAGGACCGTTTAAGGAAAGCAATGGAAGCTCACACTATCATTGCTGAGGAAGTCAAAGATTTTCAATCTTGGAGGGATTCCCTGGAAACAGTCCCAACCATTAAAAAACTGAGAGAATATGCTGATCAACTAAGAGTCGTAGAGCttgaaaaatgtttgaaaaagaTTAATAATCTTTCGAAAAAAGAGAAGGCAGCGATTGAGGGCCTTAGTAAGGGGCTTATGAACAAGCTACTGCATGGTCCGATGCAGCACCTTCGTTGTGATGAGAGTGAAGGCAGATCACTGAGTCAGACTATTGAGAATATGCACGCATTGAATAGAATTTTTGGTCTGGAGACCGATGTCTCTGTAATGGAGCAGAAAGTTAGAGCTAAACTGGATCAAATCCAGAATTAA